Proteins co-encoded in one Methylomonas albis genomic window:
- a CDS encoding response regulator — MSRFFHSFNGRMILAVVGIHLVLVPVLLFGIYRVIKPSLEAQFVNYVRSDALLFSNLVTPRLEHTKTGELQGLLGEFLLNGRLAFAEIATERGNIRADIELNAQQQFQEDFFFGEHDDDIYFLAVPILNPEDGSLAMLRLGYDERQIQRDITTIYQRSAYFVAIYMGLTLLVVGLFGRKLVKPLERLRDEAEQIAAGNHTGQFNSGTKITEVAALAEHLEKMRQALLSARDAALQAAGAKSEFLANMSHEIRTPMNGIIGMIGLALRTELTPQQREFLGMANSSADALLRIVNDILDFSKIEARKLELDHAPFKVRESLGDTLKLLGGHAHEKNLELMLRIDPETPDDLIGDIGRLNQVIINLVGNAIKFTQHGEIVVQVKPETVDENKVCLQIAVSDTGIGISSDKQQLIFEAFAQIDASSTRKFGGTGLGLSISSRLVELMGGHLSLESEEHKGSTFFFTAVFDRHTKSELDAPFQPLIDVKNLPVLIVDDNLINLRVFSEILNHWGMRPTTVDSGEAAIIALQNMAESGEAYALILLDAMMPIMDGFMVAQAIREDQRFEPVTIMMLSSADRPDDCERCHDLGINLYVRKPVKHSELWNAIQSALGKSAKASEASPTALAEPPRKLRILLAEDNPVNQYMAVVLLEERGHIVKVANNGQEVLDLLAMDSLFDLILMDVQMPVMDGFQATEAIRDKERLTGEHMRIIAMTAHALKGDKERCLAAGMDDYIAKPVQEQDLLAMVECWNMAGTEQANNNSLASVILAEPALDWQQALNRVRGRQQMLCKMMTLFQEQSTPLLNDMADAIQRQDADLLRLSAHTLKSSANSIGAFPFGKVAQQLETMGHEAAFIDAAASYELLQQASIRLEPAIQDYLHEFQE, encoded by the coding sequence ATGAGTCGGTTTTTTCATAGTTTTAATGGCCGAATGATTCTGGCGGTGGTCGGTATTCATTTGGTGCTGGTGCCGGTGTTGTTATTCGGCATTTATCGGGTGATTAAACCCAGTTTGGAAGCGCAGTTTGTCAATTACGTCAGGTCTGATGCCTTACTGTTCAGCAACCTAGTCACGCCGCGGCTGGAGCATACCAAAACCGGCGAATTACAAGGTCTGCTAGGTGAGTTTCTATTGAACGGCCGTTTGGCGTTTGCGGAAATCGCCACGGAGCGCGGTAATATTCGCGCGGACATTGAACTCAACGCTCAGCAGCAGTTTCAAGAAGATTTTTTCTTCGGCGAGCACGACGACGATATTTATTTTCTGGCTGTGCCGATTCTGAATCCTGAAGACGGCTCGCTGGCGATGTTAAGACTGGGTTACGACGAGCGGCAAATTCAACGCGACATTACCACCATCTACCAGCGCAGTGCCTATTTTGTGGCCATTTACATGGGCTTGACCCTGTTGGTAGTGGGTTTGTTTGGGCGCAAACTGGTTAAGCCGCTGGAACGTTTACGCGACGAAGCCGAACAAATCGCCGCCGGCAATCACACCGGGCAATTTAATTCAGGCACAAAGATCACCGAAGTGGCGGCGCTGGCCGAGCATTTGGAAAAAATGCGCCAAGCTTTGCTTTCCGCCCGCGATGCGGCGCTGCAAGCGGCCGGTGCCAAGAGCGAATTTCTAGCAAATATGAGCCACGAGATCCGCACGCCGATGAATGGCATCATCGGCATGATAGGCTTGGCCTTGCGCACCGAGCTTACCCCGCAGCAGCGCGAGTTTCTGGGAATGGCGAACAGCTCGGCGGATGCCTTGCTGCGTATTGTTAACGATATTCTGGACTTTTCTAAAATCGAGGCCCGCAAACTCGAGCTTGACCATGCGCCTTTTAAAGTGCGGGAGAGTCTTGGCGACACCTTAAAACTGTTGGGCGGCCACGCCCACGAAAAAAACCTGGAGTTGATGCTGCGCATCGATCCGGAAACCCCGGACGATTTGATCGGCGATATTGGCCGCTTGAATCAAGTGATTATCAATTTGGTGGGCAATGCCATCAAATTTACTCAGCACGGCGAAATCGTGGTGCAAGTCAAACCTGAAACGGTCGACGAAAATAAAGTCTGCTTACAGATTGCGGTTAGCGACACAGGTATTGGCATTTCGTCGGATAAACAACAGCTTATTTTCGAAGCGTTCGCGCAAATCGATGCGTCGTCGACGCGAAAATTCGGCGGCACCGGTTTGGGTTTGTCGATTTCTTCACGCTTAGTGGAATTGATGGGTGGGCATTTGTCGCTGGAAAGCGAGGAGCATAAAGGCAGCACTTTTTTCTTTACCGCGGTGTTTGACAGGCACACTAAAAGCGAGCTCGATGCCCCTTTTCAACCCCTGATAGATGTCAAAAATTTGCCGGTGCTGATCGTGGATGACAATCTCATCAATTTGCGGGTTTTTTCGGAAATCCTGAATCATTGGGGTATGCGGCCGACCACGGTCGATAGTGGTGAGGCTGCTATCATTGCGCTGCAGAATATGGCGGAGTCGGGCGAAGCCTATGCGCTGATTCTACTCGATGCGATGATGCCTATCATGGACGGCTTTATGGTGGCGCAAGCCATCAGAGAAGATCAACGCTTCGAGCCGGTAACCATCATGATGCTATCGTCGGCCGACCGGCCTGATGATTGCGAACGCTGCCACGATTTAGGGATTAATTTGTACGTGCGCAAACCGGTCAAACATTCCGAATTATGGAATGCCATCCAGTCGGCACTGGGTAAATCGGCCAAAGCCTCTGAAGCGTCGCCAACAGCATTGGCCGAGCCGCCACGCAAATTGCGGATTTTGTTGGCGGAAGATAATCCGGTTAACCAATACATGGCGGTGGTGTTGCTGGAAGAACGCGGCCATATCGTGAAGGTGGCCAACAACGGTCAAGAAGTGCTGGATTTATTGGCTATGGATAGCTTATTCGATCTGATCTTAATGGACGTACAGATGCCGGTAATGGATGGCTTTCAGGCTACCGAAGCCATCCGGGATAAGGAGCGCCTTACCGGCGAACACATGCGCATCATCGCGATGACCGCACATGCCTTGAAAGGCGATAAGGAACGCTGCTTGGCCGCCGGTATGGACGACTATATCGCCAAGCCGGTGCAAGAGCAGGATTTGTTGGCAATGGTGGAGTGCTGGAATATGGCGGGAACAGAGCAAGCGAATAACAATAGCCTGGCGTCGGTGATACTGGCCGAGCCGGCGCTCGATTGGCAACAAGCTTTAAATCGAGTGCGCGGCCGACAACAAATGTTATGCAAAATGATGACCTTGTTCCAGGAACAGTCCACGCCGTTGTTGAATGACATGGCCGACGCGATACAACGCCAGGATGCGGATTTATTACGACTTTCCGCGCATACCCTAAAAAGCTCCGCCAACAGCATCGGCGCCTTTCCGTTCGGCAAGGTCGCCCAGCAACTGGAAACGATGGGCCACGAGGCCGCCTTTATCGATGCCGCCGCCAGCTACGAGCTACTGCAGCAAGCGAGTATCCGGCTGGAGCCGGCCATTCAGGATTATTTACATGAATTTCAGGAATGA
- a CDS encoding sigma-54-dependent Fis family transcriptional regulator, whose protein sequence is MTHKRQRDKPLILMLDDNPVNLEELAGLVDEAGFDVLRAESGEVALVQAVAQLPDLILLDVLMPGMDGFTVCQTLKTIPTTRDIPVLFMTALADTADKLKGFQVGAVDYITKPFQYEEVIARVQTHLTLQKLKLELQEKEQRLSRIFENAMDAILTLDEAGRITLFNTAAEQMFRCKAVDNIGRAVDRFLSPELYKTLTNFRNGVPADQAIWVSEGMNAVRADESSFPIEATISRVEAIGQKLFILILRDINERKARQQAEAECNTLRGINLYLQEEVLASRDGEELIGNSPALHQAMDLVRQVASTDATVLITGETGTGKELIARAIHNLSARKDKTLVKLNCATIPENLAESELFGHEKGSFTGAIARKLGRFELANGGSLFLDEIGELPLEMQAKLLRVLQEGEFERVGGTQTLTCDVRVIAATHRDLAQFSQQGKFRADLYYRLNVFPINLPPLRERKEDVPFLVKHFIDKYAAKFGKKIQSIPERMMADLQSYFWPGNIRELQHIIERAVILTKGSQLAAVDCVNVIGVGAPTAAPIVTLDEAERAHILKALDATSWRIAGNQGAAKILGVPSTTLRSRMEKLGISKPA, encoded by the coding sequence GTGACTCATAAGCGGCAGCGCGATAAACCGTTAATTTTGATGCTGGATGACAACCCGGTTAATTTAGAAGAGTTGGCCGGCTTGGTCGATGAAGCCGGGTTTGACGTGTTACGTGCGGAATCCGGGGAAGTGGCTTTAGTGCAAGCCGTGGCGCAGTTGCCGGACTTGATTTTGCTGGATGTACTGATGCCGGGTATGGATGGCTTTACCGTTTGTCAGACCTTGAAAACCATTCCGACGACCCGCGATATTCCGGTGTTATTCATGACGGCCTTGGCGGATACCGCCGATAAGTTGAAGGGTTTTCAAGTGGGCGCGGTGGATTACATCACCAAGCCGTTTCAATACGAAGAGGTGATTGCCCGCGTGCAAACCCACCTCACTCTGCAAAAGTTGAAGCTGGAGTTGCAAGAAAAAGAGCAGCGCCTGTCGCGGATTTTCGAAAACGCGATGGATGCGATTCTGACGCTGGACGAAGCAGGGCGGATTACCTTGTTCAACACGGCTGCCGAACAGATGTTTCGTTGTAAAGCAGTCGATAACATCGGCCGGGCGGTAGATCGGTTTTTGTCACCCGAGCTTTACAAAACCCTGACTAATTTTCGTAATGGCGTGCCGGCGGATCAGGCCATCTGGGTCTCTGAAGGTATGAATGCGGTGCGGGCCGACGAGAGCAGTTTCCCCATCGAAGCGACGATTTCCAGAGTGGAAGCCATCGGCCAGAAGCTTTTTATTCTGATTCTGCGCGACATCAACGAACGCAAAGCCCGGCAGCAGGCGGAAGCGGAATGCAACACCTTGCGGGGGATTAATCTTTATTTGCAAGAAGAAGTCTTGGCCAGTCGGGATGGCGAAGAATTGATCGGCAACTCCCCGGCATTGCATCAAGCCATGGATCTGGTGAGACAGGTAGCGAGTACCGACGCGACAGTGTTGATCACCGGCGAGACTGGCACCGGTAAGGAATTGATTGCACGGGCGATTCATAATCTCAGTGCTCGCAAAGACAAAACCTTGGTGAAATTGAATTGCGCGACGATCCCGGAAAACTTGGCCGAAAGCGAATTGTTCGGTCACGAAAAAGGCTCGTTTACCGGTGCGATTGCTCGTAAATTGGGCCGTTTTGAATTGGCGAACGGCGGCAGCTTGTTTCTGGACGAAATCGGCGAATTGCCGCTGGAAATGCAGGCCAAACTGTTGCGAGTTTTACAGGAAGGCGAGTTCGAGCGGGTAGGTGGTACCCAAACGCTGACCTGTGATGTGCGGGTAATCGCCGCCACTCACCGGGATTTGGCGCAGTTTTCGCAGCAGGGTAAATTTCGGGCCGACTTGTATTACCGTCTGAATGTCTTTCCCATCAATCTGCCGCCGCTACGTGAGCGCAAGGAAGACGTGCCGTTTTTGGTGAAACATTTCATCGATAAGTACGCGGCGAAATTCGGCAAGAAAATACAATCGATTCCGGAACGGATGATGGCCGATCTGCAAAGCTATTTCTGGCCCGGCAATATTCGCGAGCTGCAACATATCATCGAGCGCGCGGTGATTTTAACCAAAGGCAGTCAACTGGCCGCTGTCGATTGCGTGAATGTGATAGGGGTCGGTGCGCCCACCGCTGCGCCGATTGTCACCCTGGACGAAGCCGAACGCGCCCATATTCTGAAAGCGTTGGACGCGACCTCCTGGAGGATTGCCGGCAATCAGGGCGCCGCGAAGATTTTGGGCGTACCTTCCACTACTCTGCGCTCGCGGATGGAAAAGCTGGGGATTAGTAAACCGGCCTGA
- the lolA gene encoding outer membrane lipoprotein chaperone LolA yields the protein MFLKHIFALVFLIATAHSVQADDAPITRLKSFLASSSSLAADFKQISFDKSGRPAQNSFGKFYLSRPGKFRWNYQKPFVQEIVSNTGKVWFYDADLEQVTVKQLDDSLGSTPALLLTGEVNIEEKFILQEQGKEDDGMNWVKLSPKNEESGFKYILIGLNGNQLGGMELSDNFGQLTRIYFSNIQLNPKLDDALFNFKAPKGVDVFEN from the coding sequence ATGTTTCTTAAACACATTTTTGCTCTGGTTTTCCTGATCGCCACCGCTCATTCAGTCCAGGCCGACGATGCGCCGATTACCCGACTGAAAAGCTTTTTAGCCAGCAGTTCTTCCTTGGCGGCGGATTTCAAACAAATCAGTTTCGATAAAAGCGGCCGTCCCGCGCAAAATAGCTTTGGCAAGTTTTATCTGAGCCGGCCCGGTAAATTTCGTTGGAATTACCAAAAACCCTTTGTACAAGAGATTGTGTCCAATACCGGTAAAGTCTGGTTTTACGATGCCGATCTGGAGCAAGTGACGGTAAAGCAGCTCGACGACTCGCTAGGTTCGACCCCGGCCTTACTGTTGACCGGCGAAGTAAATATTGAGGAAAAGTTCATCCTGCAAGAACAAGGCAAAGAGGACGACGGGATGAATTGGGTGAAACTATCACCCAAGAACGAAGAAAGCGGGTTTAAATACATCCTGATCGGCTTGAACGGCAACCAGTTGGGCGGTATGGAGTTAAGCGACAATTTCGGCCAACTAACCCGCATTTATTTTTCCAACATCCAGCTCAATCCCAAGCTGGACGACGCCTTGTTTAATTTCAAAGCGCCGAAAGGCGTGGATGTATTTGAAAACTAG
- the mrcB gene encoding penicillin-binding protein 1B: protein MPRRPRSSKSTVRRRKSKPQASWLKRSLVSLVLIAVFVLAAYVSYLDYTVREQFEGKRWSIPARVYASPVELYAGYEISSKNLEDLLLELHYRQDYQLAGEGSYYGKGGQINIRTRAFNFGNTPQESRKISVSFTSGGIAGISDSGTGESLAIVRMDPVQIGSFYPTRKEDRILIKLDEAPQTLVQGLLSTEDKDFYNHFGISPKGIVRAMWSNVKAGGMVQGGSTITQQLVKNFFLNPKRTLRRKLKEALMSFILEYRYSKDEILEAYLNEIFLGQDGASAVHGFGLASEFYFGQSLKTLNLQQVATLVALVRGPSEYDPRRNPEHTLERRNIVLDAMHTEGFIDEQQASEAKKQPLGVATVIHRSANRYPGFIDLVKRQLKQEYKEDDLTSEGLRIVTTLDTRIQDTLEKSIASKLKHLEKSPKSNDLETAAIVTRRDSGEIVALAGGRDAEDTGFNRALDAVRPIGSLIKPVVYLTALEYPDRYTIATPISDTRLEIPAERGKTWSPDNYDNQEHGVVPLHSALAHSYNMATVRIGMDIGLAKVANTLKSMGVSRPVDLFPSFLLGAQPLTPLEVTQLYQTLAGDGYATPLRSIRAVNAADGKALQSYPFTVRQAVDPAASFITNTILQEVMYAGTGHSAYNYLPQNMALVGKTGTTNQLRDSWFAGFSGDFLSVVWVGRDDNKPTGLTGGTGALQIWSELMRQVSKKPVSLVPPDNVQMTWIDATSGLLSNEGCPGAKLMPFVDGSAPSQFADCGASPESGESWLNNLNPF from the coding sequence ATGCCTAGACGACCCAGAAGCAGTAAATCGACCGTTAGACGCAGAAAATCGAAGCCCCAAGCATCATGGCTGAAACGCTCGCTTGTTTCGCTAGTGTTAATAGCGGTTTTCGTACTAGCGGCATATGTCAGTTACCTCGATTACACGGTACGCGAACAATTCGAAGGCAAGCGTTGGTCCATTCCAGCCCGGGTTTATGCCAGCCCTGTCGAGCTGTACGCCGGTTACGAAATCTCCAGTAAAAATCTGGAAGACCTGTTGCTGGAATTGCATTATCGCCAGGATTATCAACTGGCCGGAGAAGGCTCTTACTACGGCAAAGGCGGCCAGATCAACATCCGCACCCGCGCTTTCAATTTTGGCAACACGCCCCAGGAAAGCCGCAAAATCAGCGTTAGTTTCACTAGCGGCGGCATCGCCGGCATAAGCGACTCCGGTACTGGCGAAAGCTTGGCCATCGTCCGCATGGACCCGGTGCAAATCGGCAGTTTTTACCCAACCCGCAAAGAAGACCGCATTCTGATTAAGTTGGACGAAGCGCCGCAAACCCTGGTGCAAGGCCTGCTGTCCACGGAGGATAAGGATTTCTACAACCATTTCGGCATCTCGCCCAAGGGCATCGTCCGGGCCATGTGGTCCAACGTCAAAGCCGGCGGCATGGTGCAAGGTGGTAGCACCATCACCCAGCAATTGGTGAAAAACTTTTTCCTGAATCCTAAGCGGACGCTACGCCGCAAGCTGAAAGAAGCCTTGATGTCTTTTATTCTGGAATATCGGTATAGCAAGGACGAAATTCTGGAGGCTTATCTAAACGAAATCTTCCTGGGCCAAGACGGCGCCAGCGCGGTGCATGGCTTTGGCTTAGCCAGCGAATTTTATTTTGGTCAATCCTTGAAAACCCTGAACCTGCAGCAAGTCGCCACTTTGGTTGCGCTGGTGCGTGGGCCTTCGGAATACGATCCACGCCGCAATCCGGAACATACGCTGGAGCGCCGCAACATCGTGCTGGATGCGATGCACACTGAAGGCTTTATCGACGAACAGCAAGCGAGCGAAGCAAAGAAACAACCGTTAGGGGTGGCCACGGTAATTCATCGCTCCGCCAACCGCTATCCGGGTTTTATCGATTTGGTCAAACGGCAACTCAAGCAGGAATATAAAGAAGACGACCTGACCTCGGAAGGCTTACGCATCGTCACAACGCTTGACACCCGCATTCAGGACACGCTGGAAAAATCCATCGCCAGCAAGCTGAAACACCTAGAGAAAAGTCCGAAAAGTAACGATTTGGAAACCGCCGCCATTGTTACCCGCCGTGACAGTGGTGAAATTGTCGCCCTCGCCGGCGGCCGCGACGCCGAGGACACCGGCTTCAATCGCGCTTTGGACGCGGTGCGGCCGATCGGTTCGCTGATTAAACCGGTCGTTTATTTGACCGCACTGGAATACCCGGACCGCTACACCATCGCCACGCCGATCAGCGATACCCGCCTGGAAATTCCAGCCGAAAGAGGCAAAACCTGGTCGCCGGACAACTACGACAATCAGGAACACGGCGTCGTGCCGCTGCATAGTGCCCTGGCCCACTCCTACAATATGGCTACGGTGCGGATTGGCATGGACATCGGCTTGGCCAAAGTCGCCAATACCTTAAAAAGCATGGGCGTCAGCCGGCCGGTGGATTTGTTCCCGTCCTTCTTGCTGGGCGCACAACCGCTGACACCGCTGGAAGTTACCCAGTTGTATCAAACCCTGGCCGGGGACGGTTATGCAACGCCGCTCCGTTCGATCCGCGCGGTCAATGCCGCCGACGGCAAGGCGCTGCAAAGTTATCCGTTTACCGTGCGGCAAGCAGTCGATCCGGCTGCCAGCTTTATCACCAACACCATTTTGCAGGAAGTGATGTACGCCGGCACCGGCCATTCTGCTTATAACTATCTACCGCAAAACATGGCTTTGGTCGGCAAAACCGGCACTACCAACCAGTTGCGCGACAGCTGGTTTGCCGGCTTTAGCGGCGATTTTCTCTCCGTAGTCTGGGTTGGCCGGGACGACAACAAACCCACCGGGTTGACCGGTGGAACCGGTGCCTTACAAATCTGGTCCGAGCTGATGCGCCAAGTGTCGAAGAAGCCGGTCAGCCTGGTACCACCCGACAATGTGCAAATGACCTGGATCGACGCGACCAGCGGCTTGCTCAGCAATGAGGGCTGCCCCGGCGCAAAACTAATGCCTTTCGTGGATGGCTCGGCACCCAGCCAGTTTGCCGACTGCGGAGCAAGTCCGGAATCCGGCGAAAGCTGGCTTAATAACCTGAACCCTTTTTAA
- a CDS encoding glutaredoxin family protein, producing MLTLKSFPEWPAQLSSILMGFGLALLLSLATMPAFGADNTAESPVDIEAFVRDGCPHCQQAELFLAVLQGEQPDLRIVLSNISQMPAALERLQRLAESRQAGPVRLPTFLVRGEYIVGYSEEAGSSDLIRNALRAGAGVRRTQTANAEAGSCEVQTSESCDVPVSQSVSTKAEVFAVHLFGQRIDLEEVGLPAFTLAMGLLDGFNPCSMWVLILMISMLAPMHNRPRMIAVAGTFVVVEGLAYFVFMAAWLNLFLLIGLSRASELAIAGIALLAGAINLKDFWAFGVGVSLSIPASAKPGIYNRMRRILQAENLLGAMLGAVVLALLVQIVELLCTSGFPALYTRILTLRELRGLDYYGYLLLYNLAYMLDDIIVLGVGIVTLSQHRLQEKEGRWLKLLSGLVMVGLGLYLFLRDFVG from the coding sequence GTGCTAACACTGAAAAGCTTTCCGGAATGGCCGGCCCAGTTATCGTCGATACTGATGGGTTTTGGTTTGGCGCTGTTACTATCGCTGGCGACAATGCCGGCTTTCGGCGCCGACAATACCGCCGAAAGCCCGGTGGATATTGAGGCTTTTGTGCGTGATGGTTGTCCGCATTGTCAGCAAGCCGAACTGTTTTTGGCGGTTTTGCAAGGCGAGCAACCCGATTTGCGGATAGTCCTTAGCAATATTTCCCAAATGCCGGCAGCCCTGGAACGTTTGCAGCGGCTTGCAGAATCCCGGCAAGCCGGGCCCGTCAGATTGCCGACATTTTTAGTGCGGGGCGAGTATATCGTCGGTTACTCGGAAGAGGCCGGCAGCAGCGATTTGATACGCAATGCTTTACGCGCTGGCGCTGGTGTTCGGCGAACTCAGACGGCCAACGCGGAGGCTGGTAGCTGCGAAGTGCAGACCAGTGAATCTTGCGATGTGCCGGTTAGCCAATCGGTGTCAACCAAGGCCGAAGTGTTTGCCGTGCATCTGTTTGGTCAGCGCATTGATCTTGAAGAAGTCGGTTTACCGGCGTTTACCCTAGCCATGGGTTTGTTGGATGGTTTTAATCCTTGCTCGATGTGGGTGTTGATCCTGATGATTTCGATGTTGGCGCCTATGCATAATCGACCGAGGATGATCGCGGTGGCCGGCACTTTCGTGGTGGTTGAGGGATTGGCTTATTTCGTGTTCATGGCCGCCTGGTTGAATCTGTTTTTATTGATCGGCTTATCGCGGGCCTCGGAGTTGGCTATTGCCGGCATCGCGTTGTTGGCCGGTGCTATTAATCTGAAAGATTTTTGGGCATTTGGCGTGGGTGTTTCTTTGTCGATTCCTGCCTCGGCCAAACCCGGCATCTACAACCGGATGCGGCGGATTTTGCAAGCTGAAAATCTGCTGGGCGCGATGCTGGGCGCTGTGGTGCTGGCCTTGCTGGTGCAGATTGTAGAGCTGCTGTGTACGTCGGGGTTTCCCGCCTTATATACACGTATCCTCACCCTGAGGGAATTGCGTGGGTTGGACTATTACGGCTACTTATTGCTGTACAATCTGGCTTACATGTTGGATGACATTATAGTGTTGGGTGTGGGTATCGTCACTTTAAGTCAACATCGCTTGCAGGAAAAAGAAGGCCGTTGGCTGAAATTGCTTAGCGGCTTGGTGATGGTGGGTTTGGGGCTATATTTATTTTTGCGGGATTTTGTCGGGTAG
- a CDS encoding PilZ domain-containing protein, with the protein MIDNKRRHPRLKHRAKIRVTVPASAVAMVVDMRDFSETGLFLLCANDLIPPIGAVVEVQTTEFDDAPIQTAIVVRVEPDVGFGLEFASR; encoded by the coding sequence GTGATTGATAACAAGCGCAGGCACCCGCGCCTAAAGCATCGTGCCAAAATCAGAGTGACGGTGCCGGCTTCAGCAGTGGCCATGGTTGTAGATATGCGGGATTTTTCCGAGACTGGCTTGTTTTTACTGTGCGCCAACGACTTAATTCCACCGATTGGCGCGGTCGTGGAGGTACAGACCACCGAATTCGACGATGCGCCGATACAAACGGCTATTGTGGTGAGAGTGGAGCCCGATGTCGGATTTGGCTTGGAGTTTGCATCGCGTTGA
- a CDS encoding putative metalloprotease CJM1_0395 family protein, whose amino-acid sequence MLVTASSNQTPLYRLTGRSLATPTAQTPVEPIAQTAKSGSAESDQYSPEQLSQIAELKARDQEVRTHEQAHLSAAGSLARGGAHFSYVTGPDGLRYAAGGDVSIDVSEEPGDPQATIRKAETIRRAALAPANPSGPDQSIAAKAAAMANKARGELLNSQKQPSANGKLIDVTA is encoded by the coding sequence ATGCTGGTCACCGCATCTTCCAATCAAACCCCGCTATATCGGCTAACCGGCCGCAGCCTTGCCACGCCCACCGCCCAAACGCCTGTCGAACCCATTGCACAAACCGCAAAAAGCGGAAGCGCCGAATCCGACCAATATAGCCCGGAACAGCTAAGCCAAATTGCCGAGCTCAAAGCCCGCGACCAGGAAGTGCGTACTCACGAACAAGCTCATCTTAGTGCCGCCGGCAGTCTAGCGCGTGGCGGGGCACATTTTAGTTATGTGACCGGCCCGGATGGACTACGTTACGCCGCCGGCGGCGACGTTAGCATAGATGTTTCGGAAGAACCGGGCGACCCGCAAGCCACCATACGCAAAGCGGAAACCATCCGCCGTGCAGCATTAGCGCCGGCCAATCCATCAGGCCCGGATCAAAGCATCGCCGCCAAGGCTGCCGCAATGGCAAATAAGGCCCGCGGGGAATTGTTAAATTCGCAAAAACAACCCAGCGCTAACGGCAAGCTCATCGACGTTACAGCCTGA